CACATCTTCTCGGCCTGGCGCAGCGTCGGCGCCCGCTATGGATTCACGGAGTATGACGGCCCTCCGCTCGAGGCGCTCGAACTCTACACGCGGAAGTCCGGCGAAGAGATCGTAGGACAGCTCTACGGGTTCGAGGACAGGGGAGGGCGGGCCGTGGCGCTGCGGCCCGAGATGACGCCGACCTTCGCGCGCATGATCGCCTCCCGTGCCGCGGGGCTCGCGAAGCCCGTCCGCTGGTTCTCGATCCCGCAGCTCTTCCGCTACGAGCGGCCGCAGCGCGGTCGACTCCGCGAGCACTTCCAACTCAACATGGACATCGTCGGCGAGACGAACCCGCTCGCCGATTCGGAGATCATCAGCGCGGGCATCGACGCGCTCCGGGAACTCGGCCTGG
The sequence above is a segment of the Candidatus Palauibacter polyketidifaciens genome. Coding sequences within it:
- a CDS encoding ATP phosphoribosyltransferase regulatory subunit — protein: MTSGEIRGLPGFRDFFPEELALRRHIFSAWRSVGARYGFTEYDGPPLEALELYTRKSGEEIVGQLYGFEDRGGRAVALRPEMTPTFARMIASRAAGLAKPVRWFSIPQLFRYERPQRGRLREHFQLNMDIVGETNPLADSEIISAGIDALRELGLGAADIVVRISDRRLIGALLDVHGISAEDHVAVFGALDRLEKEGEEGVRSRLAEHGVDGDAATRLLAATRLPLEELAAAHGGDEAVAEAADRLSTVFAHLGAA